A single region of the Palaemon carinicauda isolate YSFRI2023 chromosome 17, ASM3689809v2, whole genome shotgun sequence genome encodes:
- the LOC137656628 gene encoding uncharacterized protein gives MSSNQHGTYSHINTRAPAGFAKFNHPILSIHHLPKKVLAVQNFPMPSIVKAMKEFLELYIGSCQPSPPLFYPLRFLKGKPKDLKWGPPQEAAFSMAKNSMTTAAALTFLVLHAPLLLSTDASDISIGTFP, from the exons ATGTCTTCCAACCAGCATGGTACTTATTCCCATATCAATACTcgagcccctgcaggttttgctaaATTCAACCATCCAATCCTG AGCATCCACCACCTCCCTAAGAAGGTattagctgttcagaacttccctatgCCCTCGATTGTCAAAGCAATGAAAGAATTCTTGGAACTATACATTGGTTCTTGTCAGCCATCGCCACCACTATTTTATCCTCTACGCTTCCTCAAGgggaagccaaaagacctgaagtggggtccccctcaGGAAGCAGCATTCTCTATGGCTAAGAATTCTATgacaactgctgctgctctcacttttctcgtgctacatgcccctctccttctctccaccgatgcaagTGACATCTCTATTGGTACATTTCCTTGA